A single region of the Podospora pseudopauciseta strain CBS 411.78 chromosome 1, whole genome shotgun sequence genome encodes:
- the PKR1 gene encoding SMK killer toxin resistance protein (COG:S; EggNog:ENOG503P586), giving the protein MPFLGLLVVLFLFVRALSRCLWKTVAPSSVTTASICDDVETPPVDHHASRSLRKTSRPQHHTFPTPVDNSEPTIMASFFQNLWESIFTPGPTPTLLVATNVTFAALQVVLAAMLLATYSIHFIILSGICAGLWMSINWFAGELIIHQIQEEEKARKAKAAQIPTSSDDSETEVEASKSTASLGKGKKPTPEAAAVSTVVEPAENQGELKLRVPAEEPGSSQGLKSGVSTEDEWEKVSENENEKEK; this is encoded by the exons ATGCCCTTTCTTGGCCTCTTGGTTGTGTTGTTCCTGTTTGTCCGCGCTCTTTCTCGGTGCTTGTGGAAAACCGTTGCTCCA TCTTCCGTAACAACTGCCAGTATTTGCGACGACGTCGAAACCCCGCCTGTAGACCACCACGCTAGCCGGTCCCTGCGCAAAACTTCAAGACCTCAACATCATACCTTTCCAACTCCAGTCGACAACTCCGAACCCACAATCATGGCCTCGTTTTTCCAGAACCTTTGGGAGTCCATCTTCACCCCAGGACCGACGCCAACGCTCCTTGTAGCCACGAATGTCACCTTTGCCGCCCTGCAGGTGGTGTTGGCCGCCATGTTGCTTGCCACATACAGTATTCACTTTATTATCCTCTCGGGTATCTGTGCCGGCCTGTGGATGTCTATCAATTGGTTCGCGGGCGAGTTGATCATTCATCAAATacaggaggaagagaaggcgCGAAAGGCCAAGGCGGCTCAGATCCCAACATCCTCCGACGACAGCGAGACCGAGGTGGAGGCATCGAAGTCAACGGCGAGCTTAGGCAAAGGGAAGAAGCCAACACCGGAAGCAGCGGCGGTCAGCACCGTTGTCGAGCCAGCAGAAAACCAGGGCGAGTTGAAGCTGAGGGTACCAGCGGAGGAGCCAGGATCTAGCCAGGGACTTAAAAGCGGCGTCAGCACTGAGGATGAATGGGAGAAGGTCTCTGAGAATGAGAACGAGAAGGAGAAATAA
- a CDS encoding hypothetical protein (EggNog:ENOG503NXB7; COG:S): MGDRRRPGATTGAGSAAGVHIQIQEPPERRPLLPHRATFPHRTDEQVFSCFSYNTSTHKHLPVYNNIHRIRRDIISVVEDYLSLDQLRDVRINISVIRPLVDKLYEQDDISIVYCLLVNRAQFLNEQKHLSNRQNVNSTRAMLCELIATRILRRFNEDNDGPDNLLVLAHILIAGFEPFQNAPEEIRREVQASTAWHKTLPALEVAILSEARIFLASTSCQKVVDAIYDGRVIYTPSSYMDLIADRYKQRPISLYNPREAPLLNQYRLLVPRTRNYLEIMQFFILLALYVVFMAERDPTQFSKLEICFTVYAMGWVLDQFATLLEHGWHVYAQNLWSFLDVGFAFIYWIYVFLRIYGWKTGNAEADQQALDVLAMGAPVLVPRLAFNLLSDNIVFLCLRSMMSDFALVTALAIWCFFGFLLSLMWLGNDAYSPFVISKWMIYIWFGLDGSGIHHSIEFHKILGPALMVAFAFLGNTLFLTILVSMLSTTFGTIVTNAPAEIQFRRAVLTLEGVKGDAIFAYQPPFNLIAIFILVPLKFLASPRWFHKIHVASVRLLNLPLLLFIAVAERRALWPGTPGGPPTQLTSFVKAQKKSGLHFWERWRITSHSDISTVFEVPPPESVLEQITTDDDLTRHLIRRQFARGNSHIDSVASEARKQAAQTAAATTAVATAAGGAAPGGPKPLSRRDSIAPFPGLRAELQEVLSESDEMSNITARLEALEESTQRIEELLERLVGVKQGKSPRIEQEDDGVSEAGSPSGSRKESVAVSSEHDPGESPWI; this comes from the exons ATGGGCGACCGCCGGCGCCCGGGTGCCACGACCGGTGCCGGGTCCGCAGCCGGAGTTCACATTCAAATCCAGGAGCCCCCTGAACGGCGGCCCTTGCTCCCTCATCGCGCCACCTTCCCGCACCGGACCGACGAGCAGGTCTTCAGTTGCTTCAGCTATAACACAAGCACTCACAAGCACCTTCCCGTTTATAACAACATTCATCGAATCAGACGCGACATCATCTCAGTAGTGGAAGACTATCTCAGTCTCGATCAGCTCCGTGATGTGCGCATCAACATCAGCGTTATCCGGCCTTTGGTGGACAAGCTCTACGAACAGGACGATATCTCCATCGTCTACTGTTTATTGGTCAACAGAGCCCAGTTTCTGAACGAACAGAAACATCTCAGCAACAGACAAAATGTCAACTCAACACGCGCCATGCTGTGCGAGCTCATTGCCACCCGTATTCTCAGACGGTTCAATGAGGACAATGACGGGCCAGATAACCTGCTTGTTCTGGCGCACATCTTGATTGCTGGGTTTGAGCCATTTCAAAATGCCCCCGAAGAGATCAGGAGGGAGGTGCAGGCTAGTACAGCATGGCATAAGACACTTCCGGCTTTGGAAGTGGCTATCCTAAGCGAGGCCAGAATATTTCTTGCCAGTACTAGTTGCCAAAAAGT GGTTGATGCCATCTATGACGGCCGCGTGATTTACACGCCTTCGAGTTACATGGACTTGATTGCAGACAGATACAAACAGCGGCCTATCTCCCTGTACAATCCCCGAGAAGCGCCATTACTGAACCAGTATCGTCTTTTGGTTCCACGGACCAGAAATTACCTCGAGATTATGCAGTTCTTTATTTTGTTGGCGTTGTACGTCGTGTTTATGGCCGAGAGAGATCCCACACAGTTCAGCAAGCTCGAGATCTGTTTTACGGTGTACGCCATGGGATGGGTTCTGGATCAGTTTGCCACCTTACTAGAGCACGGATG GCACGTATACGCCCAAAATCTTTGGTCGTTTCTCGACGTCGGTTTTGCCTTCATTTACTGGATCTACGTGTTCCTCCGCATATATGGCTGGAAGACTGGAAATGCCGAAGCTGATCAGCAAGCTCTTGACGTCCTTGCCATGGGGGCACCGGTCCTTGTGCCGCGGTTGGCGTTCAACCTTCTCTCTGACAATATTGTATTCTTATGTCTACGGTCCATGATGTCTGACTTTGCGCTGGTGACTGCGTTGGCCATTTGGTGCTTTTTCGGGTTCTTACTGTCGCTTATGTGGCTCGGAAACGACGCATACTCGCCTTT TGTCATCAGCAAGTGGATGATATACATCTGGTTTGGACTGGACGGATCAGGGATCCATCACTCG ATTGAGTTTCACAAGATATTGGGACCAGCTCTTATGGTAGCTTTCGCTTTCTTGGGcaacaccctcttcctcaccatcctcgtATCGATGCTCTCGACCACATTTGgcaccatcgtcaccaacgCCCCAGCCGAGATTCAGTTTCGCCGGGCCGTACTTACCCTTGAGGGTGTCAAAGGCGATGCCATTTTCGCCTATCAACCACCATTTAACCTcatcgccatcttcatcctcgtaCCCCTAAAATTCCTTGCCTCGCCGAGATGGTTCCACAAAATCCACGTCGCGAGTGTCCGTctgctcaacctccccctcctcctgttcaTCGCCGTCGCCGAGCGTAGAGCACTCTGGCCCGGTACCCCAGGAGGTCCACCTACCCAACTCACATCTTTCGTCAAAGCCCAAAAGAAATCCGGGCTTCACTTCTGGGAAAGATGGAGAATTACCTCCCATAGCGATATATCGACTGTGTTCGAAGTACCACCACCGGAGTCGGTCCTCGAACAAATAACCACCGATGACGACCTAACGCGGCACTTGATCCGGAGGCAGTTCGCCAGAGGAAACAGCCACATAGACTCAGTGGCATCAGAAGCGAGGAAGCAAGCTGCCcagacggcggcggcaacgaCGGCTGTGGCAACGGCTGCGGGAGGTGCGGCGCCGGGAGGCCCCAAACCTTTGAGCAGACGTGATAGCATCGCGCCGTTTCCTGGGTTGAGAGCAGAGCTCCAGGAGGTGCTTAGTGAGAGTGATGAAATGAGCAATATTACCGCGAGgttggaggcgttggaggagagcaCGCAGAGGATAgaggagttgttggagaggttaGTTGGTGTGAAGCAGGGGAAGAGCCCGAGGATAGAGcaagaggatgatggtgtttCAGAAGCGGGATCGCCGTCTGGGTCGAGGAAGGAGTCGGTTGCGGTTTCGTCAGAGCATGATCCTGGCGAGAGTCCATGGATATAA
- the MTQ2 gene encoding S-adenosylmethionine-dependent methyltransferase (BUSCO:EOG09264XVU; EggNog:ENOG503NUJD; COG:J) — protein sequence MLPTPSTSHVPYTLVYEPAEDSFLLLDTLSSPTSLTFHTSHFPPSSPTPLVLEIGPGSGVVLAFLTAHANHIFSRPDILTLGIDINSFACASTAKTVSLASQDHPTTSGEFLSAVQGDLTSCLRGRQVDVLVFNPPYVPTEDLPALPERLREKKEGKVTFEEESKLLELSYAGGKDGMETTDRVIDNLGDVLSERGVAYLLLCAGNKPEAVKQRIREMDNAGEGRRWKAETVGTSGRQAGWEKLQIVRIWRE from the coding sequence atgctccccaccccctccacctcccatgTCCCCTACACCCTTGTCTACGAACCAGCAGAAgactccttcctcctcctcgacaccctctcctcccccacctccctcaccttccaCACCTCCCActttcccccctcatcccccacccctctAGTCCTCGAAATCGGTCCCGGCTCCGGCGTGGTCCTGGCCTTCCTCACCGCCCACGCCAACCACATCTTCTCCCGCCCCGACATCCTTACCCTCGGCATCGACATCAACTCCTTCGCCtgcgcctccaccgccaaaaccgtctccctcgcctcccaaGACCACCCCACAACATCAGGGGAATTTCTCTCCGCCGTTCAAGGCGATCTCACTTCTTGCTTGAGAGGGAGACAAGTCGACGTCCTGGTCTTCAACCCCCCTTATGTTCCCACTGAAGATTTACCAGCCCTGCCTGAGAGGctgagggaaaagaaggagggcaaAGTGACGTTTGAGGAGGAGTCTAAACTCTTGGAGCTGTCTTATGCAGGTGGGAAAGACGGGATGGAGACGACGGATAGGGTTATCGACAATTTGGGGGATGTCCTCAGCGAGCGGGGGGTCGCCTACTTGCTGTTGTGTGCGGGGAATAAGCCCGAGGCGGTGAAGCAAAGGATTAGGGAGATGGACAatgctggggaggggagacGGTGGAAGGCAGAGACAGTAGGAACGAGTGGGCGGCAGGCGGGGTGGGAGAAGTTGCAGATTGTGAGGATATGGAGGGAGTGA
- the smd1 gene encoding Sm snRNP core protein Smd1 (COG:A; EggNog:ENOG503P31I; BUSCO:EOG09265FL1), which translates to MKLVRFLMKCQNESVTIELKGGTIISGTIASVSPQMNTALRNVKMTPRGQEMIQLETLNVRGSTIRYYILPDSLPLDSLLIDDSSKPKNKARKEVDRGGARGGGRGGRGMRGGRGGRGGRGRGRG; encoded by the exons ATGAAGCTCGTCAG ATTTCTTATGAAATGCCAGAACGAGTCAGTGACGATTGAACTGAAGGG CGGCACCATCATCTCTGGAACTATCGCCTCCGTCTCGCCACAAATGAACACGGCGCTCCGAAATGTCAAGATGACGCCTCGCGGGCAAGAAATGATTCAGCTGGAGACTCTTAATGTT CGCGGAAGCACCATTCGTT ATTACATCCTCCCCGATTCGCTTCCCCTCGACTCGCTCCTGATCGACGACTcttccaagcccaagaacaAGGCCCGCAAGGAAGTGGATCGTGGTGGTGCCAGAGGCGGCGGTCGCGGTGGCCGTGGTATgcgtggaggaagaggcggtCGCGGTGGCCGTGGCAGAGGAAGGGGTTAA
- a CDS encoding hypothetical protein (COG:S; EggNog:ENOG503P5MG; BUSCO:EOG09265RGS) codes for MPRQSRGPARAPARPTVPARSAPAPTQQQQTRPATTYAGPQTGAPNAAASTAGAPTSQGPGLMAQMASTAAGVAIGSSVGHVIGGGISSLFGGGSSAAAADPVDQANSAASQQNQTWGDNCKGATTQFTKCMDDNQGNMQICGWYLEQLKACQQAASQY; via the exons ATGCCTCGCCAATCCCGTGGTCCCGCTCGCGCCCCCGCGCGCCCTACCGTTCCCGCTCGCTCTGCCCCCGccccaacccagcagcagcaaacccGCCCAGCAACCACCTACGCCGGTCCCCAAACTGGCGCCCCTAATGCCGCTGCTTCCACCGCTGGTGCCCCTACCTCTCAGGGCCCAGGGCTGATGGCGCAGATGGCTTCTACTGCTGC TGGTGTCGCCATCGGCTCTTCCGTAGGCCACGTAATCGGAGGCggcatctcctccctcttcggcggcggctcctccgctgccgctgccgacCCCGTCGACCAGGCCAATTCGGCCGCCAGCCAGCAAAATCAGACCTGGGGCGACAACTGCAAGGGCGCGACGACCCAGTTCACAAAGTGCATGGACGACAACCAGGGGAACATGCAGATTTGCGGGTGGTACCTCGAGCAGCTTAAGGCTTGCCAGCAGGCTGCTTCTCAGTACTAA
- a CDS encoding hypothetical protein (EggNog:ENOG503NZWE; COG:B): MARESRPLDATPRAASADPVSSFRRSLLQTPGSQRRPQGLSASGRKNAPPTATPHARAAFRTIDSRRAAIFTPHRARRKSVREARDSPRDLLLGLGRVLAKKTEPIVTSSSSPGDTPNHNPSDDDDSHETTLGPLHMSYDDDDEADIPKRPRLSLPIDRDDDSGSDDLVPHRSMLLDNEDNFTMQSVEMPRRAYSEGPGGRLSLNSTRMSDFFNPNDMLHSEDFGRESGMFPPINVVEEEGTFTMADIMSPERIEDGRRETGHESDFGIHVPVDLDDHTSFVINPDVQSSPVRQPPDFDEPDFAPLEDARSDSYDGGDGMDNHNFDDFGDLPDVEMDDEEPDNTLNETTRMTAGNVTETEVLTHAQRAELRAAAAARKKRINISKHGIQYPSLPAGVVKRLAQNFAKTSGTKGRITPDAMNAIMQASEWFFEQLGEDLEAYSKHAGRNTINESDVITLMRRQRQINPQTTPFALASRHLPRELLQDLRMPPPVLSKRRLKASEGAVPAGEEDESVT; encoded by the exons ATGGCCCGCGAAAGTCGTCCACTGGACGCAACACCAAGAGCCGCATCTGCAGACCCTGTATCCAGCTTCCGccgctccctcctccaaacccccggCAGCCAGCGCCGTCCACAAGGCCTGTCCGCCTCTGGAAGGAAAAACGCCCCCCCAACCGCAACCCCCCACGCTCGCGCGGCCTTCCGAACCATCGACTCCCGCCGGGCAGCAATCTTCACCCCCCACCGCGCCCGCCGGAAATCAGTGCGCGAAGCCCGAGACTCCCCCcgcgacctcctcctcggccttggaAGGGTCCTCGCCAAAAAGACAGAGCCGATAGtaacgtcctcctcctctcccggcGACACCCCCAACCATAACCCTtccgacgatgacgactcCCACGAGACCACCCTTGGCCCATTGCACATGAGCtacgatgatgacgacgaagCAGATATTCCCAAGAGACCACGGCTGTCACTGCCGATCGACAGGGACGACGACAGCGGTAGCGACGATCTCGTCCCCCATCGGTCGATGCTCCTGGACAATGAGGACAATTTCACCATGCAGTCGGTTGAGATGCCGCGTAGGGCGTATAGCGAGGGACCTGGGGGCAGACTGTCCTTGAACAGCACGAGGATGAGCGACTTTTTCAATCCGAATGATATGCTGCATAGTGAGGATTTTGGAAGGGAGTCGGGCATGTTTCCGCCGATCAatgttgtggaggaggagggtacTTTTACTATGGCGGATATCATGTCTCCTGAACG AATAGAAGACGGCCGTCGAGAAACCGGCCACGAAAGCGACTTCGGCATCCATGTCCCCGTTGATCTAGACGACCACACCTCCTTTGTAATCAACCCCGATGTGCAATCCTCCCCCGTCCGTCAACCCCCCGACTTCGACGAGCCAGACTTTGCCCCATTGGAAGATGCCCGAAGTGACAGCTacgacggtggtgatggtatGGACAACCACAACTTTGACGACTTCGGAGACCTCCCAGATGTGGAAATGGACGACGAAGAACCTGACAATACCCTCAACGAAACAACCCGCATGACCGCTGGCAACGTAACAGAAACAGAAGTTTTGACCCATGCTCAAAGAGCCGAACTACGCGCTGCTGCGGCGGCAAGAAAAAAGCGCATCAACATCTCCAAGCACGGGATCCAGTACCCTTCCCTTCCAGCGGGTGTGGTTAAACGGCTGGCGCAAAACTTCGCCAAGACGAGCGGAACCAAGGGGAGGATCACCCCAGACGCCATGAACGCCATCATGCAGGCTTCCGAGTGGTTCTTTGAGCAGCTGGGGGAGGATCTGGAGGCGTATTCCAAGCATGCTGGGCGGAATACTATTAATGAGAGTGATGTCATTACTCTGATGAGAAG GCAGCGTCAAATCAACCCACAGACTACGCCTTTTGCTCTTGCGTCACGGCATTTACCACGAGAGTTATTACAGGATCTTCGGATGCCACCGCCTGTCCTATCCAAAAGGCGTCTCAAGGCAAGCGAAGGGGCAGTTCCGGCtggcgaagaagatgaaTCCGTGACGTGA
- the SHY1 gene encoding surf-like protein (EggNog:ENOG503NU6X; COG:C; BUSCO:EOG09263V60) — protein MTMTSGRILPTLLRSLQRSRTPLPRPQWPQPTSTLKPSTPRKFTTSPPRRHGDPRRQPADDPGFQSIIDNPPELVRTGKRHGPGLIILAIIPITAFFLGTWQVKRLSWKTDLIAKCEDRIVRPPLPLPPRIDPSAISDFDFRRVLVTGHYRHDQEMLIGPRMRDGEQGYIVVTPLERKDDPGATILVNRGWISKKHQDQKLRPEGLPTGEVTVEGLLREPWKKNMFTPENRPDKGEFYFPDVKQMAELTGSQPVWVEQTMNPDYFTTLEYEQKGVPIGRPAEVNLRNNHAQYIFTWYGLSLATSIMFWLVVKKPPKDITRRVRMNKNW, from the exons ATGACAATGACGTCGGGAAGGATACTTCCCACCCTGCTCCGGTCCCTTCAAAGATCAAggacccccctcccccgcccacAATGGCCTCAACCCACCTCTACACTCaagccatcaacaccaagaaagttcaccacctcccctccccgccgccatgGTGACCCCCGTCGCCAACCGGCCGACGACCCCGGCTTCCAATCCATAATCGACAACCCCCCCGAGCTCGTCCGCACAGGAAAACGCCACGGCCCCGGCCTCATCATCCTAGCCATCATCCCCATAACGGCATTCTTCCTCGGCACCTGGCAAGTGAAGCGCCTCTCCTGGAAGACAGACCTGATCGCCAAATGCGAGGACCGCATTGtccgcccccctctccccctcccaccccgcaTCGACCCCTCGGCAATCTCCGACTTTGACTTCCGCCGCGTTCTTGTGACGGGCCACTACCGACACGATCAGGAAATGCTCATCGGCCCTCGCATGCGCGACGGCGAGCAAGGATACATTGTCGTTACCCCCCTGGAACGAAAGGACGATCCTGGTGCTACTATTCTCGTGAACCGAGGGTGGATTTCCAAAAAACATCAGGACCAGAAACTGAGACCCGAGGGGTTACCCACCGGGGAGgtgacggtggaggggttgttgagggagccGTGGAAGAAGAATATGTTCACCCCTGAGAACAGGCCGGATAAGGGGGAGTTTTACTTCCCTGATGTGAAGCAGATGGCTGAGTTGACTGGGAGTCAGCCTGTCTGGGTTGAGCAAACTATGA ACCCTGACTATTTCACTACTCTGGAGTATGAACAAAAGGGTGTACCCATCGGGCGACCTGCCGAGGTCAACCTGCGCAACAACCATGCGCAGTACATCTTCACCTG GTATGGCCTCTCTCTGGCCACATCGATAATGTTCTGGCTGGTAGTCAAGAAGCCACCAAAGGATATCACCCGTCGTGTTCGCATGAACAAGAACTGGTAA
- a CDS encoding hypothetical protein (COG:O; EggNog:ENOG503NYX2) — protein sequence MAFFQGSLQEGIGAALQQSRSVVCFVTDEQDESQTWENEYLKEEEIVELLKSTSVTLRLVAGSQEEGFLAQLYPLPKKPTLVVIKSGQLKEYIAAGVPKELFIERLRKALAPVEAPPPPPTQPEPVASPNVPPAAPVATTASQPVTATQPAPITESNASSSGQVTPPTSNEQSHAQSLAAQTAARIERMKKAEAEAKKRREVEAKRRREEKGKAVEDPTKPPTAHNAYAEALKKKQKEAREERQRILKQIEDDKAERKARQQALEAERKAAAEASTVPLAPASQLLPRTNRVSSHAAIQVRLFDGSTLRSRFSSTDTLKDVRQFVTENRKDGKEPFNFKILLTPLPSKTVDVTEEEKTLQELELTPSATLILLPVPKYSSAYSRSSGSSAASTTSAGERGGIFQRFIGFILFVASLIGGFFSTLFSTSGPVGGEQESDGDDTPRQQSPNRGGRQGQATGGDRRIGGLESVRRRGEQQFYNGNSTNFEPRPDDEE from the exons ATGGCTTTCTTTCAGGGCTCTCTCCAGGAGGGGATCGGCGCGGCGTTGCAGCAGTCCAGGTCTGTTGTCTGTTTTGTAACCG ATGAGCAAGATGAAAGTCAAACATGGGAGAATGAGTATCtcaaggaagaagag ATTGTGGAATTGTTGAAGTCCACTTCTGTGACACTTCGTTTGGTGGCCGGATCACAAGAGGAAGGCTTCCTCGCTCAGCTCTACCCATTGCCCAAGAAACCAACACTAGTGGTAATCAA AAGCGGACAACTCAAAGAGTACATTGCTGCCGGTGTGCCCAAGGAACTATTCATAGAAAGACTTCGCAAGGCCCTCGCTCCGGTTgaagctcctccaccaccgccaacccagCCCGAGCCCGTTGCTTCCCCGAACGTTCCACCAGCAGCCCCCGTCGCGACTACCGCTTCCCAACCCGTCACAGCTACACAACCAGCTCCCATCACAGAGTCCAACGCCAGCAGCTCAGGCCAAGTAACCCCGCCCACCTCCAACGAACAATCCCACGCCCAATCCCTAGCAGCCCAAACCGCGGCCAGAATAGAACGCATGAAGaaggccgaagccgaagccaaAAAACGCCGCGAAGTAGAAGCCAAACGCCGCCGCGAAGAGAAGGGCAAAGCTGTCGAAGACCCAACCAAACCTCCCACCGCTCACAACGCCTACGCCGAAgccctcaagaagaagcaaaaggaaGCCAGGGAAGAACGCCAGCGAATCCTCAAACAAATTGAGGACGACAAAGCCGAGAGAAAAGCCCGCCAGCAAGCTCTCGAAGCCGAGAGGAAAGCCGCGGCGGAGGCTTCCACAGTCCCTCTTGCCCCCGCCAGCCAGCTTCTCCCGAGAACGAACAGAGTCTCTTCCCACGCCGCGATCCAAGTCAGGCTATTCGACGGGTCTACCCTCCGCAGCCGGTTCTCTAGCACGGATACTTTGAAAGATGTTCGGCAGTTTGTGACAGAAAATCGAAAAGACGGGAAAGAACCCTTCAACTTCAAGATTTTGCTCACGCCGCTGCCTAGTAAGACGGTCGATGtgacagaggaggagaagacgttgcaggagctggagctgacACCCTCGGCAACATTGATTTTGCTCCCGGTGCCAAAGTACTCGTCTGCTTACTCTCGCAGTAGTGGTAGCTCGGCCGCTTCGACGACTTCGgcaggggaaagggggggtatCTTCCAGCGGTTCATCGGATTCATTCTGTTCGTTGCCAGTTTGATAGGCGGCTTTTTCTCGACGTTGTTTAGTACTTCTGGTCctgtgggtggtgagcagGAGTCGGATGGGGATGACACGCCTAGGCAGCAGAGTCCGAATCGTGGGGGACGACAAGGGCAAGCAACAGGAGGTGATCGTCGTATAGGCGGGCTGGAGAgtgtgaggaggaggggtgagCAGCAGTTTTATAACGGGAATTCG ACGAACTTTGAACCGAGACCGGATGATGAAGAGTAG
- a CDS encoding hypothetical protein (EggNog:ENOG503P4G2; COG:L) — MVDCAVGSPGWAASGLSSCAPHWFQLQTAARRLAFLPHANSQQLGPRTNTPVDIFAVWITFKRRLSAKTDGTSNFDDFIHQTTLGNLLSSSLDLLQTDISSFRVKLTRIASTMDVSDLTPELEQLELDLNTLHEVLQPLLSDVGDVSSKMPLLDKAKLYVLVCYAIESLIFSSLRLNGADAKSHPVFTELTRVRQYFEKIQKLESPPEERENTVNTEAVARFVRNDLADNKDIKNKLTELIAKEKAKAEAKAATAAAEKKRPAEDSTSEVRPEEAGNKIAKRPKRDGSKKRK; from the exons ATGGTTGACTGCGCTGTTGGATCTCCTGGATGGGCGGCCAGCGGCTTATCGAGCTGTGCCCCACACTGGTTTCAGCTGCAGACTGCA GCACGCCGTTTAGCCTTCCTTCCCCACGCCAACTCCCAGCAGCTTGGGCCGAGAACAAACACCCCTGTCGATATTTTTGCAGTGTGGATCACCTTCAAACGACGCCTCTCAGCAAAAACAGACGGTACATCTAACTTCGACGACTTCATTCATCAAACCACACTCGGCAACTTATTGAGCTCAAGTCTCGATCTGTTACAGACAGACATTAGTAGTTTCCGTGTTAAGCTCACCCGAATCGCATCCACGATGGACGTCAGCGACCTGACACCAGAGTTGGAACAGCTGGAGCTGGACCTCAACACACTCCACGAAGTACTTCAACCACTTTTGAGTGATGTCGGCGATGTTTCGTCCAAGATGCCACTTCTCGACAAGGCCAAGCTTTATGTCTTGGTGTGCTATGCAATTGAATCACTCATATTTT CGTCGTTGCGCCTAAATGGAGCTGATGCAAAAAGCCACCCCGTTTTCACAGAGTTAACCCGTGTCAGGCAGTACTTTGAGAAGATCCAGAAACTCGAGTCACCCCCAGAAGAGCGTGAAAACACGGTCAACACCGAGGCGGTGGCTCGCTTTGTCAGGAATGATTTG GCCGACAACAAGGACATCAAGAACAAGCTGACGGAGCTGATTGCCAAAGAAAAAGCGAAGGCTGAAGCCAAAGCCGCCACGGCCGCTGCGGAAAAGAAGCGGCCTGCAGAGGACTCAACATCAGAAGTTCGTCCTGAAGAAGCTGGGAACAAGATTGCCAAACGGCCGAAGCGTGATGGatccaagaagaggaaatgA